CACAAATTCACGGATTTCCGACCTGAGAGAAGCCGCCAAAGTTGTTGAGGGGCGTCATGTTTCTGAACATGTCAAAGCGCTGGTCGTGCCCGGTTCACAACTCGTTCGGAAACAAGCTATGGAAGAAGGCCTGGACAAAATCTTTATCGAGGCCGGATTTGAATGGCGGGAAGCTGGTTGCTCCATGTGCCTGGCGATGAACCCGGACAAACTGGTCGGCAATGAATTGTGTGCCTCGTCCAGTAACCGGAACTTCAAAGGCCGACAAGGGAGTCCGACAGGTCGAACCCTGCTGATGAGCCCCACCATGGTCGCTGCCGCTGCCATCAACGGTTGTGTAACCGATGTGCGAGAAATGCTGAGCGCCGTCACAGCTTAAACTCACTTTATCTGAATCCAATAGCACTTATCATAAAATAAAACGACAAAGACAGATCAATGACAAAAATTGAAAGCATCACTGGAACTGGCATCCCACTCTTACTGGATGACATCGATACAGACCGCATCATCCCAGCACGGTTTTTACGTTGCGTTACCTTTGAAGGACTGGGAGAACACGCCTTCGAAGATGATCGCATACAAGACCCGGATCACCCCTTTGATAAACCACAATATCAAAATGCCTCAATCCTGCTGGGTGGCCGTAACTTCGGCTGTGGATCATCACGCGAACATGCCCCCCAGTCATTGATTCGCTGGGGAATCAAGGCCATTATCGCCGAGTCCTATGCAGAAATCTTTTTCGGAAACTGCACCTCACTGGGAGTTCCCGCTGTGTGTGCCCCGCGCGAAACACTAGAGATCCTGAATCGTGAAATCCAAGACCATCCGGATCAGGAACTCACAGTAGACCTGACCACGATGAAAATCCGCTGTGGCGACCAGGAATTCGATTGTACTTTACCCGAGAATGCGCGAGCTGCTTTGATCTCAGGCACCTATGACTTCTTAGCACAGTTGCTAAAGAGTGAATCCGAAATCAAAGAACGCGCTGCATCTGTGCCTTACTTTACGTCCTTTGCTTGAGCGGGAACAATCCGGCTGAAACAGTCCATTACCAGACTGGTATGATTGTGACACTAACGTTGACGCTCAGGCAATTCTCTATGACTTCAAGCTGCGCTCATGTCTGAGAAAAAAACGAACAGCAATCGTCGTGATTTCCTGACCGGTCGCGTTCTAAAACAAGCCGCGGAGCGAGCTGGTGACCAACTCGCGGATTACCTCAATGAAGCAACGGAAGATTTCGCAGCACCAACCGGTGGCTCAACCATTCGCTTGAGCACGCGGGCCATGGCTACTGAATTTGCCGTGGTCATGAACCCCGGACCCAGCCAGCAGGTCATGCACGCTTCCGATGCGCTGGACTTGCTGCATGAGCTGGAACAGCTCATGACGGTTTACAGGACCAGCAGCGAGATGTCGCGTGTGAATACCGCGGCTGCAGCGGGGCCTGCTGAAATGGACCCCCGACTGTTCGAAATTCTTGATCAAGCCCGACAAATCTGCCTGGATACCGCTGGTGGCTTCGATCCTTCTTCAGGCCCTTTAATCACGCTGTGGAGAGAGTGCAGACAGCAGGGACGCATCCCATCCCAACAGGAAATTGATGAATGCCTTAAACATACCGGCATCGACCAGTTTCATTTCGATCATTCTGCACAAACCATTCAATATAACTCGCCGGAAAATGAACTCAATCTGGGAGGCATCGGCAAGGGATTCGCTTTGGACCTCGCAGGACAGTTCCTGATAGAACAGGAACTGGAAAACTGGCTATTTTATGGTGGTTTCAGCAGCATTCTGGCCCGCGGCACACACAACCAACTTCCTGGCTGGCCCATCGGCATCAAAAACCCGCTATTTACAAGCCAACGACTGGGAACTGTTTTACTGCAAAACACTTCCATGTCGACCAGCGGATCTTCAGTACAGCATTTTCGCCATGAAGGGAAACGCTACGGCCACATTC
This genomic interval from Gimesia alba contains the following:
- the leuD gene encoding 3-isopropylmalate dehydratase small subunit; translated protein: MTKIESITGTGIPLLLDDIDTDRIIPARFLRCVTFEGLGEHAFEDDRIQDPDHPFDKPQYQNASILLGGRNFGCGSSREHAPQSLIRWGIKAIIAESYAEIFFGNCTSLGVPAVCAPRETLEILNREIQDHPDQELTVDLTTMKIRCGDQEFDCTLPENARAALISGTYDFLAQLLKSESEIKERAASVPYFTSFA
- a CDS encoding FAD:protein FMN transferase produces the protein MSEKKTNSNRRDFLTGRVLKQAAERAGDQLADYLNEATEDFAAPTGGSTIRLSTRAMATEFAVVMNPGPSQQVMHASDALDLLHELEQLMTVYRTSSEMSRVNTAAAAGPAEMDPRLFEILDQARQICLDTAGGFDPSSGPLITLWRECRQQGRIPSQQEIDECLKHTGIDQFHFDHSAQTIQYNSPENELNLGGIGKGFALDLAGQFLIEQELENWLFYGGFSSILARGTHNQLPGWPIGIKNPLFTSQRLGTVLLQNTSMSTSGSSVQHFRHEGKRYGHILDPRTGWPVSELLSVTVIAPNAALADALSTAFYVIGIEKALEYCDNHSEVGTILIPPPSQGRKLSPVIRGIPNEFLFLDRDQLLSQ